The following are from one region of the Polyangiaceae bacterium genome:
- a CDS encoding radical SAM protein — protein MGSRPKVYSVAIETTPVCNQKCDYCYNEWREDGGVDFGERDKLLARVQKMIDAWDIDHVTVTGGEPFAHGDVFQLLDLLARHEVGIQIISNGGLIDDALAKRLAPYGVRYVQVTLNGPTRELHEAHVGRGHFDRTLEGVRVLRRQGIPVVGCVVVTRKNAAELGATLELWHSLGIRQIALSRFSPAGYAARHAAQLLPSRSDLLVAFRQALPFARERGMRITCTMPVPPCAVEVEELAPIQFGTCAIGTRMQEVALGPDGRLKNCTLHRTAIGGVADILDPQVDLRALLQAPEITEYRREAPEFCRGCLHEKTCAGGCGAAAEWVSGHARRFVDPFVSQHVDDDVALHFERHRDDKTHLEVIL, from the coding sequence ATGGGGAGCCGGCCCAAGGTGTACAGCGTCGCGATCGAGACGACGCCGGTGTGCAACCAGAAGTGCGACTACTGCTACAACGAGTGGCGCGAGGACGGAGGTGTGGATTTCGGCGAGCGCGACAAGCTCCTCGCTCGCGTCCAAAAGATGATCGACGCGTGGGACATCGATCACGTGACGGTCACCGGTGGTGAGCCCTTCGCCCACGGAGACGTCTTCCAGCTCTTGGATCTGCTCGCCCGGCACGAGGTCGGCATACAGATCATCTCCAACGGCGGTCTGATCGACGACGCCCTGGCCAAGCGGCTGGCACCTTACGGCGTACGTTACGTGCAGGTCACCTTGAACGGGCCGACCCGCGAGCTGCACGAAGCGCACGTCGGACGTGGGCACTTCGACCGCACGCTCGAGGGCGTCCGCGTCCTGAGGCGCCAGGGCATCCCGGTGGTCGGCTGCGTGGTGGTGACGCGCAAGAATGCCGCCGAGCTCGGCGCCACCCTCGAGCTGTGGCACTCCCTCGGCATCCGGCAGATCGCCCTCAGCCGATTCAGCCCGGCGGGCTACGCCGCGCGGCACGCCGCCCAGCTGTTGCCCTCCCGGAGTGATCTGCTCGTGGCCTTCCGCCAAGCCCTCCCCTTCGCTCGGGAGCGCGGCATGCGCATCACGTGCACCATGCCGGTACCGCCCTGCGCCGTGGAGGTCGAGGAGCTCGCGCCCATTCAGTTCGGCACCTGCGCCATCGGCACCCGCATGCAGGAGGTTGCCCTCGGCCCCGACGGGCGTCTGAAGAACTGCACGCTTCATCGCACCGCGATCGGCGGCGTGGCGGACATCCTCGATCCCCAAGTCGATCTCCGAGCCCTGCTGCAAGCGCCGGAGATCACCGAATATCGACGCGAGGCTCCGGAGTTTTGCCGAGGCTGTCTCCACGAGAAGACCTGCGCAGGCGGCTGCGGTGCGGCGGCGGAGTGGGTCAGCGGCCACGCCCGGCGCTTCGTCGACCCGTTCGTCTCCCAGCATGTGGACGACGACGTCGCGCTGCACTTCGAACGACACCGCGACGACAAAACCCACTTGGAGGTGATCCTGTGA
- a CDS encoding radical SAM protein yields MKDRPRVLLIWPGGLFGGGANFGVPQLLMIASAIRRASDAIVEVVDFDMERAFGPIDLARVVAGGYDLVGISCYSSYDYLKVMAIGARLRELLPRAWLVTGGYHPSARPEDFTAEDSPFDFVVVGDGERPMARLASAVESGRRPLMRVLGPDSVPDPAELVPYDWSLLERYRPIARRVASQAEIYLSRGCPFDCAFCMERAKRDVSWRALDPETAVEEMQRLDRFLDLSQWTLFVADALFGMKRGWRRQFLTELARRPLRARKIWLLIRVDLIEREDLELMARANVSPGFGLESGDPEQLTRIRKAGRLKDYLEKMLEVASWARELGVPFGANIIVGHPGETESTLRTSAAYLRRLFLEPEAGTHGFLSVDPFRLYPGSPIDEERVSWEASTGMRVHRYPWWHDGDQDFLSEWVDPSTELDFRRVNQLRHELFGPIVRGIEERFAYQGSARDYYLRAVREQVELGTPRRRLHTLGLWHLWRGLNGSVGPADRRAALEDDSELSAVAKSARAHTLEGLRPEPDAPLADALLAVPRERFVDVEHIGASADDRALPLSEDGGSTLSALHAYVVAFSALSLAEGDSFVDLGAGTGYGAALASQLVGETGSVLAIELSPDLAERARQNVPRATVLTASAHDTKLWGGRPKVFAGFAVQSLPEAWLAALPVGGELVVPVGSADSQKLVHVRRLADGHELTELGSVRYVPDRRPPA; encoded by the coding sequence GTGAAGGATCGCCCGCGCGTCCTCTTGATCTGGCCCGGCGGGCTGTTCGGCGGCGGCGCCAACTTCGGCGTACCGCAGTTGTTGATGATCGCGAGCGCCATCCGACGCGCCAGCGACGCCATCGTCGAGGTGGTGGACTTCGACATGGAGCGCGCCTTCGGCCCCATCGACCTCGCCCGGGTCGTGGCAGGCGGCTACGACCTGGTCGGCATCTCCTGCTACTCGTCCTACGACTACTTGAAGGTGATGGCGATCGGCGCGCGGCTGCGGGAGCTCTTGCCCCGCGCCTGGCTGGTCACGGGGGGCTATCACCCGAGCGCGCGACCGGAAGACTTCACCGCGGAGGACTCGCCGTTCGACTTCGTGGTGGTGGGCGACGGCGAGCGCCCCATGGCGCGCCTGGCGAGCGCCGTCGAGAGCGGGCGCCGCCCGTTGATGCGCGTTCTCGGCCCCGACTCCGTGCCGGATCCCGCCGAGCTCGTCCCCTACGACTGGTCGCTGCTCGAACGCTATCGGCCCATCGCTCGCCGCGTCGCCTCCCAAGCGGAAATCTACCTCTCCCGCGGCTGTCCCTTCGACTGCGCCTTTTGCATGGAGCGCGCCAAGCGCGACGTCTCCTGGCGCGCGCTCGATCCGGAGACGGCCGTCGAAGAAATGCAGCGACTGGATCGTTTCCTCGACCTCTCCCAGTGGACGCTGTTCGTGGCAGACGCGCTGTTCGGAATGAAGCGCGGCTGGCGACGACAGTTCTTGACCGAGCTCGCCCGCCGCCCCCTTCGCGCGCGCAAGATCTGGCTACTGATTCGCGTGGATCTGATCGAGCGAGAGGACCTGGAGCTGATGGCGCGAGCCAACGTGAGCCCGGGCTTCGGGCTGGAGTCGGGCGATCCGGAGCAGCTCACTCGCATCCGCAAGGCCGGCCGGCTGAAGGATTACCTGGAGAAGATGCTGGAGGTGGCGAGCTGGGCGCGGGAGCTCGGCGTCCCCTTCGGCGCCAACATCATCGTCGGTCATCCTGGAGAAACCGAGAGCACGCTCCGGACCAGCGCGGCCTACTTGCGGCGGCTGTTCCTCGAGCCCGAGGCCGGCACTCATGGCTTCTTGAGCGTCGATCCCTTTCGCCTGTATCCCGGCTCCCCCATCGACGAAGAGCGCGTGAGCTGGGAGGCGAGCACCGGAATGCGGGTGCACCGCTACCCCTGGTGGCACGACGGCGATCAGGACTTCCTCTCGGAATGGGTGGATCCCTCGACGGAGCTCGACTTCCGCCGCGTGAATCAGCTGCGCCACGAGCTGTTCGGGCCCATCGTGCGCGGCATCGAAGAGCGCTTCGCGTACCAGGGCAGCGCCCGCGACTACTACCTCCGCGCGGTCCGAGAGCAGGTGGAGCTCGGCACCCCGCGGCGCCGCCTGCACACCCTCGGCCTGTGGCATCTGTGGCGCGGCCTCAATGGGAGCGTGGGCCCGGCCGATCGGCGCGCGGCGCTGGAGGACGACTCGGAGCTGTCCGCGGTCGCCAAGAGCGCACGCGCCCACACGCTCGAAGGCCTGCGCCCCGAACCCGACGCACCCCTCGCGGACGCGCTCCTCGCCGTGCCCCGAGAGCGCTTCGTCGACGTCGAGCACATCGGCGCCTCCGCCGACGATCGCGCTCTGCCCCTGTCCGAAGACGGCGGCTCCACGCTGTCGGCGCTGCACGCCTACGTCGTCGCCTTCTCCGCGCTGTCTCTCGCCGAGGGCGACAGCTTCGTGGATCTCGGCGCCGGCACCGGCTACGGCGCTGCCCTCGCCTCCCAGCTCGTCGGCGAGACGGGCAGCGTGCTGGCCATCGAGCTGTCCCCCGACCTGGCCGAACGCGCGCGGCAGAACGTTCCTCGGGCGACGGTGCTCACGGCCAGCGCCCACGACACCAAGCTGTGGGGCGGACGCCCCAAGGTGTTCGCCGGCTTCGCCGTGCAATCACTGCCCGAGGCTTGGCTCGCCGCGCTGCCCGTGGGCGGCGAGCTGGTGGTTCCCGTCGGCTCCGCAGATAGCCAGAAGCTCGTTCACGTGCGGCGTCTGGCCGACGGACACGAGCTCACGGAGCTCGGCAGCGTCCGCTACGTGCCGGATCGGCGACCGCCGGCGTGA
- the erpA gene encoding iron-sulfur cluster insertion protein ErpA, translating into MISITQLAADKVKEIAQAEGLQGQGLRLRVIGGGCAGFQYDLYFEDSPTDLDEQFESNGVQLFVDPLSYQYLDGTEIDYVEGVSGAGFKFGNPNVSGTCGCGSSFQV; encoded by the coding sequence ATGATCAGCATCACGCAACTCGCCGCAGACAAGGTCAAAGAGATCGCCCAGGCCGAGGGCCTGCAAGGCCAGGGTCTGCGCTTGCGCGTGATCGGCGGCGGTTGTGCGGGCTTCCAATACGACCTCTACTTCGAGGATTCTCCCACGGACTTGGACGAGCAGTTCGAATCCAACGGCGTCCAGCTGTTCGTCGACCCGCTCAGCTACCAGTACCTCGACGGCACCGAGATCGACTACGTCGAGGGTGTTTCGGGGGCCGGCTTCAAGTTCGGAAACCCGAACGTGAGCGGCACCTGCGGCTGCGGCTCCTCCTTCCAGGTCTGA
- a CDS encoding RNA polymerase factor sigma-32: MAREIDAALSRYITAVHQYPKLTREEELKLTRQWVKTQDPKVADELVRAHMRYVVAIALKYRRYGVPLAELIAEGNFGVVHALKKFEPERGNRFVTYAAYWIRAYVLNYVIRSWSLVGVGSGALRSKLFFKLRRERVRVMNLLGDTERANEALAKKFNVTPEQVAAMVRRLETRDLSLDTKVFDDSATSMVDTLPASDASQDETLEADQRRGVVKRTVRTALETLDQRERYIVENRLLADSEDELSLAEIGRRLGVSRERARQLEERAKRKLRQRITEISRSAQDSREVFDSAAA; the protein is encoded by the coding sequence ATGGCGCGCGAGATCGATGCTGCACTTTCCCGCTACATCACTGCAGTGCATCAGTACCCGAAGCTCACTCGTGAAGAGGAGCTGAAGCTGACGCGCCAGTGGGTGAAGACTCAAGACCCCAAGGTCGCGGACGAGCTGGTACGCGCCCACATGCGCTACGTGGTCGCCATCGCGCTGAAGTATCGGCGCTACGGCGTGCCGCTGGCGGAGCTCATCGCCGAGGGGAACTTCGGTGTGGTGCACGCGCTCAAGAAGTTCGAGCCGGAGCGCGGCAATCGTTTCGTCACCTACGCCGCGTACTGGATTCGAGCCTACGTGCTCAACTACGTCATTCGCTCCTGGAGCTTGGTGGGCGTGGGCTCCGGCGCCCTGCGCAGCAAGCTGTTCTTCAAGCTGCGCCGCGAGCGCGTGCGCGTCATGAATCTCCTGGGCGACACGGAGCGCGCCAACGAAGCACTGGCGAAGAAGTTCAACGTCACTCCGGAGCAGGTGGCCGCCATGGTGCGGCGACTGGAAACCCGGGACCTGTCCCTCGACACCAAGGTGTTCGACGACTCGGCCACCAGCATGGTGGATACGCTGCCCGCGAGCGACGCGAGCCAGGACGAAACGTTGGAAGCAGACCAACGACGCGGCGTGGTGAAGCGCACCGTGCGCACGGCGCTGGAAACCCTCGACCAGCGCGAGCGCTACATCGTCGAAAACCGTCTGCTGGCGGACTCCGAGGACGAGCTGTCGCTGGCCGAGATCGGCCGCCGCCTGGGCGTCTCGCGCGAGCGCGCGCGGCAGCTGGAAGAGCGCGCGAAGCGCAAGTTGCGCCAGCGCATCACCGAGATCAGCCGCTCCGCCCAGGACTCCCGCGAGGTGTTCGACAGCGCCGCGGCCTGA
- a CDS encoding DUF4339 domain-containing protein has product MSPGLTSPACRARRRPRVPQLRARPAAAPRPAPPPRRAGSAPGITPSPGILAAREASRLSAPTVVGSPPQELLKKNNGAAAHALADFEDTGFDEDERTVVASVGGLAASFAQSVTAPESAPLSTLSTPSDEWYVGINGVPVGPIRLSELRSKASAGTITLDSLVWRDGFEEWISLRTFPELVAIVEEGVSSARASLTPLSPHVSSPPVAPVPAPKPEVYDPFAMPSAPAAGALADPFGAPAAPPPAAAVPQTGPAVVTERALSESEFVIPKRSGTPIAAWIAVAAALICGLGIGFVLFDREKPSDPIVKYVEVPAKDPGKGTAANPESTAEAQNPEATDDAGTKAVAGKAGTAGGVAKAGTPATADTTKKGGLTGLSGLSGLSGPGPTGGPSGDNGAQAHPDGLDGATIQKTVSRYTGSVKRSCWQPALDTRAKDAPSSARVSVTIHVAPSGSVSSVSSSGDPKGYRGLASCITSRVRAWQFPAAGAPTTVNVPFVFAAQ; this is encoded by the coding sequence GTGAGCCCGGGGCTCACAAGCCCAGCCTGCCGCGCGCGGCGCCGCCCCCGCGTCCCGCAGCTGCGCGCTCGCCCCGCGGCCGCCCCGCGCCCCGCGCCGCCGCCGCGTCGTGCGGGCTCGGCGCCGGGCATCACGCCGTCTCCCGGCATCCTCGCCGCGCGCGAGGCGTCGCGCCTGAGCGCGCCCACCGTGGTGGGCAGCCCGCCACAAGAGCTGCTCAAGAAGAACAACGGTGCGGCAGCGCACGCGCTGGCGGACTTCGAGGACACCGGCTTCGACGAAGACGAGCGCACCGTCGTCGCTTCCGTCGGCGGGCTGGCGGCGTCCTTCGCACAGTCCGTCACGGCTCCCGAGTCCGCGCCCCTGTCCACGCTGTCCACGCCTTCGGACGAATGGTACGTGGGCATCAACGGCGTTCCCGTCGGGCCCATTCGCTTGAGCGAGCTCCGCAGCAAGGCGTCCGCGGGCACCATCACGCTGGATTCGCTGGTGTGGCGCGACGGCTTCGAAGAGTGGATCTCGCTGCGTACGTTCCCCGAGCTGGTGGCCATCGTGGAAGAGGGCGTATCCAGCGCCCGAGCGTCGCTCACGCCGCTCTCGCCCCACGTCTCGTCGCCGCCCGTGGCACCGGTCCCGGCACCCAAGCCGGAGGTCTACGATCCCTTCGCGATGCCGTCGGCGCCGGCCGCCGGCGCGCTGGCGGATCCCTTTGGCGCCCCGGCCGCGCCGCCTCCCGCCGCAGCCGTGCCGCAGACCGGGCCCGCGGTCGTCACCGAGCGGGCGCTCAGCGAGTCCGAGTTCGTCATCCCCAAGCGCAGCGGCACGCCCATCGCCGCGTGGATTGCGGTGGCCGCCGCGTTGATCTGCGGCCTCGGCATCGGCTTCGTGCTCTTCGATCGCGAAAAGCCCAGCGACCCCATCGTGAAGTACGTGGAGGTGCCGGCGAAGGATCCGGGCAAGGGCACCGCGGCGAATCCCGAGAGCACCGCCGAAGCGCAGAACCCCGAAGCCACGGACGACGCGGGCACCAAGGCCGTGGCCGGCAAAGCCGGCACCGCGGGCGGCGTCGCCAAGGCGGGCACGCCGGCCACCGCGGACACGACCAAGAAGGGTGGGCTCACGGGGCTCAGTGGGCTCAGTGGCTTGAGCGGGCCGGGACCGACGGGTGGACCCAGCGGCGACAACGGCGCCCAAGCGCACCCCGACGGCCTCGACGGCGCCACCATCCAGAAGACCGTCAGCCGCTACACCGGCAGCGTGAAGCGCAGCTGCTGGCAGCCGGCCCTCGACACTCGAGCGAAGGACGCTCCCAGCTCCGCTCGCGTGAGCGTGACGATTCACGTCGCGCCCAGCGGCAGCGTCAGCTCCGTCAGCTCCAGCGGCGATCCCAAGGGCTATCGCGGTCTCGCGAGCTGCATCACGAGCCGCGTGCGGGCGTGGCAGTTCCCCGCCGCCGGGGCGCCCACGACCGTCAACGTGCCGTTCGTGTTCGCCGCGCAATAG
- a CDS encoding response regulator encodes MSQGRKQIGRILLAQRAVTPEQLEQALQQGGGRLASRLAEQGTITGVSALKALSEQHGIPGIDLNQICLRLEDLDILPREIAEKHLILPVLMRDDRLFIAMANPREKKVLDELEFVTGKKAYPYVALEGVIAQVIQEAYTRKAQGEAYYVGPACPPEVLERVGIDQNGNPLAGALPELEDEAPLGAPGVVVDDAVGRISQSDEIEDTEFGDTSRDLSVVAELPEEQLDSQPAALGRTVLVVDDEADIRKMLKRLLTSRGYRVLEADRGLLALRLVKEHRPDLIVLDAMLPEVHGFEIARRIKGSTRYGHIPIIMVSAVYRGWRYAEDLKQSCGVDHYIEKPFRIADVMAAVEACLVEATPETPEVDSQESSADAEQALDAGVRAYKAGRIEEAVEHLRRGIAIDPLAYRLHFHLGLLYGKLGKVYEAISELETAVEINAHHFPAVKNLAILYQKAGFRNKAAEMWERALSLAPDDPTRKSIKQHILNLL; translated from the coding sequence ATGAGTCAGGGCCGCAAGCAGATAGGCCGGATCCTGCTGGCGCAGCGAGCCGTGACCCCGGAGCAGCTCGAGCAGGCGCTCCAGCAGGGCGGGGGTCGGTTGGCGTCGCGCCTCGCAGAGCAAGGGACGATCACCGGAGTCTCGGCCCTCAAGGCGCTGTCCGAGCAGCACGGCATCCCTGGCATCGATCTCAACCAGATTTGCCTCCGGTTGGAGGACCTCGACATCTTGCCGCGCGAAATCGCGGAAAAGCATCTGATCTTGCCGGTGCTGATGCGGGACGACCGGCTCTTCATCGCGATGGCCAACCCCCGCGAGAAGAAGGTGCTCGACGAGCTGGAGTTCGTCACGGGCAAGAAGGCCTACCCCTACGTGGCGCTGGAGGGGGTGATCGCGCAGGTGATCCAGGAGGCCTACACCCGCAAGGCCCAGGGCGAGGCCTACTACGTGGGGCCCGCCTGCCCGCCGGAAGTGCTGGAGCGCGTGGGCATCGATCAGAACGGCAACCCCCTGGCGGGAGCCCTGCCGGAGCTCGAGGACGAAGCGCCGCTGGGGGCTCCTGGGGTGGTGGTCGACGACGCCGTGGGCCGCATCTCGCAGAGCGACGAGATAGAGGACACGGAGTTCGGCGACACCTCGCGGGATCTGAGCGTGGTGGCGGAGCTGCCCGAGGAGCAGCTCGATTCGCAGCCCGCCGCGCTCGGCCGCACCGTGCTGGTGGTGGACGACGAAGCCGATATCCGCAAGATGCTCAAGCGCCTGCTCACCAGCCGCGGCTATCGGGTGCTGGAGGCGGACCGGGGCCTCTTGGCCCTGCGGCTGGTCAAGGAGCATCGGCCCGATCTCATCGTGCTGGATGCCATGCTGCCGGAGGTCCACGGCTTCGAGATCGCCCGACGCATCAAGGGCAGCACCCGCTACGGCCACATCCCCATCATCATGGTGAGCGCGGTGTATCGGGGCTGGCGCTACGCCGAGGACCTGAAGCAGAGCTGCGGGGTGGATCACTACATCGAGAAGCCCTTCCGTATCGCCGACGTGATGGCGGCGGTAGAAGCGTGCCTGGTGGAGGCCACGCCGGAGACTCCGGAAGTCGACAGTCAGGAGAGCTCGGCGGACGCGGAGCAGGCGCTGGACGCGGGGGTTCGGGCTTACAAGGCGGGGCGCATCGAGGAAGCCGTGGAGCACCTCCGCCGCGGGATCGCCATCGATCCGCTAGCCTATCGCTTGCATTTTCATCTCGGCCTTCTGTACGGAAAACTGGGGAAAGTCTACGAGGCCATCAGCGAGCTGGAGACCGCCGTCGAGATCAACGCCCACCATTTTCCCGCCGTGAAGAACCTCGCAATCCTCTACCAAAAGGCCGGATTTCGAAACAAGGCTGCAGAAATGTGGGAGCGGGCGCTGTCTCTGGCGCCGGATGACCCCACCCGAAAGAGCATCAAGCAGCACATTTTGAACCTGTTGTGA
- a CDS encoding sigma-54-dependent Fis family transcriptional regulator: MQGNRNESAATGAAPAAEEGAALAVGSPGKILVVDDQRNMRTTLAMMLRGGGFEVDEAADGAEGREQGATGAYDVVITDLRMGEYDGIEVLRAIKEAQPMTEVIVMTAYGTIESAVEAMRLGAFDYIQKPFTEQELIVKVNKALESRRLHGQVRLFAQEFKERYHFENIVGRSQAVRDVLTRVSKIAPTDAIVLITGESGTGKELIARAVHANSKRADRPFVTVNCAAITETLLESELFGHSRGAFTGAVSARKGLFEEADGGTFFFDEIAETTPSFQAKLLRAIQEGEIRRVGENKGVKVDIRVIAATNVDLAQAVEERRFRQDLYYRLNVARFHLPPLRERREDIPLLVEFFLEKYNRKMKARSKLGEGVMDQLVTYDYPGNIRELENMVEQAVALSGGGVITVDDILPQAPKRPSRTTGRTLADIVDDAERRAVEEALRAFDGSRERAAEALDISPTTLWRKMTRLGITYEDR; the protein is encoded by the coding sequence ATGCAGGGAAATCGCAACGAGAGCGCCGCCACCGGGGCGGCCCCTGCGGCGGAGGAGGGCGCCGCCCTGGCCGTCGGCAGTCCGGGAAAGATCCTGGTCGTCGACGATCAGCGCAACATGCGCACCACCCTGGCCATGATGTTGCGCGGCGGGGGCTTCGAGGTGGACGAAGCCGCCGATGGCGCCGAGGGGCGCGAGCAGGGGGCCACCGGTGCTTATGACGTGGTGATCACGGACCTCCGCATGGGGGAATACGACGGCATCGAGGTGCTGCGGGCGATCAAGGAAGCGCAGCCCATGACCGAGGTGATCGTGATGACCGCCTACGGCACCATCGAAAGCGCCGTGGAGGCCATGCGGCTGGGGGCCTTCGACTACATCCAGAAGCCGTTCACGGAGCAGGAGCTCATCGTCAAGGTGAACAAGGCGCTCGAGAGCCGGCGGCTCCACGGACAGGTTCGCCTGTTCGCCCAGGAGTTCAAGGAGCGCTACCACTTCGAGAACATCGTGGGGCGCAGCCAGGCAGTGCGGGACGTGCTCACTCGCGTGAGCAAGATCGCCCCCACCGACGCCATCGTGCTGATCACCGGAGAGAGCGGAACCGGCAAGGAGCTGATCGCGCGGGCGGTTCACGCCAACAGCAAGCGCGCCGATCGACCCTTCGTCACGGTCAACTGCGCCGCGATCACCGAGACGCTGCTCGAGAGCGAGCTGTTCGGTCACAGCCGGGGCGCCTTCACGGGTGCCGTGAGCGCGCGCAAGGGTCTGTTCGAAGAAGCCGATGGCGGCACCTTCTTCTTCGACGAGATCGCGGAAACGACGCCGAGCTTCCAGGCCAAGCTGCTGCGCGCCATCCAAGAAGGCGAGATCCGCCGGGTGGGCGAGAACAAGGGCGTGAAGGTCGACATCCGCGTCATCGCCGCCACCAACGTGGATCTGGCCCAAGCCGTGGAAGAGCGGCGCTTCCGCCAGGACCTCTACTACCGCCTGAACGTGGCGCGCTTCCATCTGCCGCCGCTGCGCGAGCGCCGAGAAGACATCCCGCTGCTCGTGGAGTTTTTCCTCGAGAAGTACAACCGCAAGATGAAGGCTCGCTCCAAGCTCGGCGAAGGCGTGATGGACCAGCTGGTCACCTACGACTACCCGGGCAACATCCGCGAGCTGGAGAACATGGTGGAGCAAGCGGTGGCCCTCTCCGGAGGTGGCGTGATCACCGTAGACGACATCTTGCCTCAGGCGCCCAAGCGACCGAGTCGCACCACCGGCCGCACCCTGGCGGACATCGTGGACGACGCCGAGCGGCGCGCAGTGGAAGAAGCGCTGCGCGCCTTCGACGGCAGCCGCGAGCGCGCGGCAGAAGCCCTGGACATCAGCCCCACCACGCTGTGGCGCAAGATGACGCGACTGGGCATCACCTACGAGGACCGCTGA
- a CDS encoding ATP-grasp domain-containing protein — protein MKKLRVLVLMHEDLVPPDSLEGYSEKEIAEWATEYDVVAGLQKLGHEVYMSGVGSDLGAIRDAFAETKAHIAFNLLVHFHGVAVYDQHVVSYIELLKKPYTGCNPRGLLLARDKALSKRLLAAHRIRVPKFHVFPVGRKGKRPRHLDYPLVVKSVNEEASLGISQASVVTNDAKLAERVEFMHETFGVDVIVEEYIQGRELYVGVLGNQRLQTFPVWELPFELLPEGVPHIATAKVKWDLDYQKKYRIKTHRAKDLPEGAEQEIGRLAKRVYRALGLSGYSRMDLRLSDDGKVYVLEANPNPDLKYGEDFAESAHAAGIPYPQLLQKILNVGLSYQAEWKKNDAA, from the coding sequence ATGAAGAAGCTCCGTGTACTGGTGCTGATGCACGAGGACCTGGTCCCGCCGGACAGCCTGGAGGGCTACTCCGAGAAGGAGATCGCCGAGTGGGCGACGGAGTACGACGTGGTCGCGGGGCTGCAGAAGCTCGGCCACGAGGTGTACATGTCGGGGGTGGGCAGCGACCTGGGCGCCATCCGTGACGCCTTCGCCGAGACCAAGGCCCACATCGCCTTCAACCTGCTGGTGCACTTTCACGGCGTGGCCGTCTACGACCAGCACGTGGTGAGCTACATCGAGCTCCTGAAGAAGCCGTACACCGGATGCAACCCGCGGGGCCTGCTCTTGGCTCGAGACAAGGCCCTGTCCAAGCGCTTGCTCGCCGCGCACCGCATTCGGGTGCCCAAGTTCCACGTGTTCCCCGTGGGGCGCAAAGGCAAACGGCCGCGCCACCTCGACTATCCGCTGGTGGTCAAGAGCGTGAACGAGGAAGCGAGCCTCGGCATCTCCCAGGCCTCGGTGGTGACCAACGACGCCAAGCTGGCAGAACGCGTCGAGTTCATGCACGAGACCTTCGGCGTGGATGTGATCGTAGAGGAGTACATCCAAGGTCGAGAGCTGTACGTGGGCGTGCTCGGCAACCAGCGGCTGCAGACCTTCCCGGTGTGGGAGCTGCCCTTCGAGCTCTTGCCGGAAGGCGTACCGCACATCGCCACCGCCAAGGTGAAGTGGGACCTCGACTACCAGAAGAAGTACCGCATCAAGACGCACCGGGCGAAAGACCTGCCAGAGGGCGCGGAGCAGGAAATCGGCCGGCTCGCCAAGCGCGTGTATCGCGCCCTGGGCCTCAGCGGCTACAGCCGCATGGATCTTCGCCTCAGTGACGACGGCAAGGTGTACGTGCTGGAAGCGAACCCGAATCCCGACCTGAAGTACGGCGAAGATTTCGCCGAGAGCGCCCACGCCGCGGGCATTCCCTACCCCCAGCTGCTGCAGAAGATCTTGAACGTCGGGCTCAGCTACCAGGCCGAGTGGAAGAAGAACGACGCGGCGTGA